Sequence from the Amphiprion ocellaris isolate individual 3 ecotype Okinawa chromosome 1, ASM2253959v1, whole genome shotgun sequence genome:
CGACAAAATCATGCTTATAGTCATCTTTAGAGATTAAGACTAACTTGTACATTTGCTGCTCTTACTAACCTGGTATTCCACCGATGTATGTGCTGATGGGGTTCTGCATGGTGCTGTTGAGGCGCTCCAGTGCCTCCTGCAGGGCATCCGACTTCATGTAGCTGACAATGGATGAGTTGGCTGTGATCTGGATTTCTGTGGGAGTCACATTCAGCTGCACTGTCAGCTGGTCGGGGTAACACAACATCAGCGAGTCCAGCGTTGCCACGGAGACACCGTCCAAGAACACTTGCAAATTCTGGAGAATTGAGAGCAATGACATCGCACGGTTTAATCATGTGCGAAGACTTGTAGGGCtacatttgtgctttttccCAACGAAAGCAGGAATAAACTCAcagcctcttcttcttcctttgtcACCACAGCGACCGACAGAGGGACTGTGTTGTTGTGGACGAGAGCAAAGATCACACCTGTGCTGCTGGATGGACGTATATTCATCTTTATATCCACATTCCAGCTCCCAGAATCACCTGCTTACACataggcaggaaaaaaaaaacatttctcttgTCAGGTTGGAAAGTTAAGCTCTTCAGCCATCTCCACATTTTTACCTGAACTCATTAGTTCTCTAGAACTTTTATGATATATTCAGTACGACATGGTTGCACCTCTTAAGTTCTGATACTGAAAATGATGAATGCACATTATTAGGAGCACCTGTACACCTACTTGTTTATGCAGTAATCCAAGCTGCAACTCATATGGCAGCAGTGCAATACTTCTGGCCCTTTAATACAATTCAGTCATGTTTCAATGCCACTGTTCATTTCAGTATTATTGCTGACTATTGCTCCTCTTATGGCCACAAGTTACCATTATCTATTCTCTAAACTTTGTATCAAACTGGTTCCATGAACATGAAAATGAGTTCAGTGGACTTCGGCGGTCTCCCCAGTCACCAGATGTGATTCCAGCAGAagacctttgggatgtggtagAACGGAAGAACCGAAGCATGAACGTGCAGCTGAGGAATCCGCCGGAATGATGTGGTGGAATCATGTCAGCATGGAGAAGAATCTCAAAGAAATCTTTCCAACATTTTGTGGACTCCATGACGCCAAGGACCTGAGGCCGTTTTCAGTACAAAAGCAGGTAGTGCTATAATAAAGTGCTCATTGAGTGTAACTGGAACCTTTCATATATGCTTACTTTGGGGCTGTGCTGGTCTGTATTGCTACATAAAACAGGTCTACATAAAACACATCTACTGGGCCTTTTTGTGTGGAATTTTGTGCTCCTTATGTTTCCATGCGTTTCATTTTCCTGCCATCCTAAAACATGTTTGGTAGCCATCCACTAACAGCCTTTAAATCAAAGGCCTTTGCTTGGTCTTGCTGCACTACGCTGCAGCTGTTCAGTGCCCTTAAGCAGCGAGGATTGATTAAATGCAGATGCCAAATTTTCCCATAGGgaataataaaatgtaacttAACTTACTCACTGTAGTCTATGTTGAAGTGAGCCAGTCCTTCCCCAGTGAAGAAAGATCCTCGTTCCACATACACAAAGCAGTGTTTACTCTTCTTCTCCTGGATGACCTCCTTCACCCCAGACGCTCCCTGGTTCATTAAATTCCAGCCCCGGATGCAGCCATCAAGTCGAGGATTGATCTGAGAGATGAACAGAGCACAGCAGGATATATTTCTGGTCTGTAAGACAGCATCTTATCTGCCCAGTGTAAATTCTGACACATTTATTTAGCTTGGAactatttattcttttaaaatccTGTCTATTGTGCATGGATGCTGTGTGTAACCATCTTACAGGTTTGATGACGTTGTCAGTGCGGTTGGGCAGACCAGCGATGTAAACTTTGGTCTCCAGTTTGCCGTTAACCGAAGTAAAGAGACTCTCAGGGCTGTTGATGCTCATCACGGCTTCCTTACTGATCTTCACACTGATGCTGCTCTCCAGTTCATCCACTGAGATCTGCATGTCACACATCAACAACTCTGTCATAATATTTTCTCACTTTGCATCACTACAACACTCTCTAACACATTACTCAGCGCAGTTAAGCACAAGAGCATGCGCTACCACAGCACAATGCACTTTCAATCCATTCAGTTTAACGATTAGCACTTCTGCGAGCTATATATTATCCATAGGGGAACAAACTAATTACACGTAGGGCATTACTGGACTACAGCTCACCACATGCCACTGTCCATCATTGATGGCTTTTCCTCCGCTGGTAACCTTAAATGTGTGCTGGTTTTTGAACTGGACTTCAATTCGACCGCCCCTGAGCCCCAGCATGAACCACGAGTCCTGGGATGACTCTGCATACAGAACAACTCCCTCTGGGTCAAATGTACGGAAGTCAAACTCGGCTGCAAACCTACGAAGGGAAAGAAGAATGAGTTCAAACAGTAATCTCTGTTCAATCAAGGCAGTACAAGAAGTGACAAATAATGTATAAGACCCTGATTTCCTGGCATTTTTGCTACATATTTTCTCTAATAAGGTTATCTGAAGAAATCTTTTGAAGCTTTTCAAGCATCTCTTCCTGCACTGCTGTGATTGATAACTACACTACACATAGGAACATCTTGCATTGTAATCTTGTATGTGATTATCTGTCAATTATTTCTTCTAGACACTAATTAGAAAATATTACTAGATCCAACCTAGTTagattgctgtttattttgttgtggtATTTAAGCAGGCTGACATCTAAAACTTCTGTGAGACTATTGGAAAAGGATGCATGTCTGCTTATAATTGTGTACTCAAATAACTTCATTGTTTCTAACAACATTTTTGCAAGTTCTAGCCCAATCACTGAAAATCATGTGCACTTCACATCTGTAAACATTAATCTAATCCTTCAACCTTTTCATCTTCAGTTTTAACTTCCATCTCTGTCAGTATTATATGAAAATCCACTTCTAGGGGTTTCAACTTGTTTGGGATGGGAGGTTCAAGAGGAATTTAAGTACCTTTATTGCTGttgaaataacatttttgtttgataCAGCTGAGACAAATTTTTAAACCACATCTTacggtcttcatcttcatcatcaaaGACTTTATAAGTGGAACCTTTGGGATTTTATTGGTTAAATAACAGTTTTCATACTAGATACAAGTGACTGAAAGAAATGTCCAAATGAAGTTCAATGTGATTAACCATTCATCTCAACTTCTAATGATTTTCAAACTATATGAACAATACTTAAAACTTCTACAGTTTATGTAATTTACACTAAATgaggtaaaacacacaaaacactttaAAGATCCTTTACACAATGCAGTACAacaaatttgtgtgtgtgataaaaACCTACTTTGTGTTCTCTGGCAGACGGAAGCGCAGATAGATGACAGGAAGGCCTGCAAACTGCTCCCCCAGGTAAAGCATCTCAGGGTGTTTAAAGTCATGCAGGTCCACGCAAACAGGGATTCTCTCACAGTATCTGTGGTCCTGTGCCAGACGTAAACCCTGACGACCATCACAGTGGCATTCGTAGCTGCCCACTGTGTTGATACAAGTCCCATCGCACACATTCAGCTCGCACTCATCGACATCTGCAACAACAGAAAAGGAAGATTTTACAGGCAGCAATcttcagctcagctcagcaAACATCTGTTTTACGATACTCAGTTTTGTAACCTGTCGGAATATTTAAATTCAATAAACTGAAGCCTCACCATTGCAGGTCCTGGAAGTGAAGTTGTATTTAAATCCTGGGGGACACTGACACTCATACATGCCTGGTGTGTTGACACATTTTGCTGGTTCTTCACAGATACTGGGGTACAACAGGCATTCATTGATATCTGAAAAACAGTTAGTTGAaagtgaaaacatgcaaactgtcTAGTGAGAATTTGGAATATGAATTGGCTGAGTCCTGATTAGAAAAcctaaaacagaaaattaacgTATTTATATCGCACtaattcacaacatatatcaTCTCAAGACGtttcacatagtaaggtgaagaccttacaaaGCACAGCAGTATATAGTACTCAACATAGTACTCAACAACTCCAAAGTATCCCTTGGAGTCCCCTAAGAGCAAGCAATTGGCAACGGGGACACTTTTTGTGAAAGTGCCTCAGGTAGAGTGCAGCACAAAATCTTACTTGGTGGTAGATTCAGCGAAGCACTGAGCTGCTGAACATCACTGCTTAAATAAGAACAAGCAAAGACACTATGAGCTCACCTACTGGATATTTTTGGAGGCTCAGATCAAATGTCCATAAGCGAAGGGTCACTTTTCAGTATATACTCCAAATAGATATACTCAGTCATATAATTACCAAATTCAACCATTACTGTTTGCTGCTGATACATGTGAAGTATAATTGAGTATTAAACATCTCtggcattttaaaacatttgtctatcaaaacacacagtttgaggAAGGAGTCATGAATGATTGACAAGATCAAGGAAAATTTAAAGGTGGAGTAAaccaaatatgttaaaaaagtATCACTTTTGGGTACCTAAGCTAAGAGGCTGAAGGTTAATACATACAGTACAATTATGATTACAGACTCTGCATCTCCCTACACTCATAACTTGAGTGTAATTCATTTGCCAAAAatagaggaaaaacacaaaataaaaaaagattaagaTTCATTTGAccaattgcatttttttcaatttgtttatAGATATCAATATAATAATGTTATCAGATGCTGTAATAGTTTGATGATATCACTTTAGGCTTAGGGCAATCATGAGGattattttataataatttcagacattttatcaaCTAAGAACTGAATGATTTAACTTAAATTCACCATTATATCtgaattaattgaaattaattattaactgtggctaatctGAATGCTCCCATGGGCAACTTATGGTTTACTTTGGACAAAACACCAATCATTTAACATTAATGTATAATTTGGAATTTATATCGACAGACTGTGTGCAAAAACATCTGCAAAGTCTTTTAAATCTCCACAGCCTATccaaaaatgaagaaagcaaATTTACTGACTGAGTCCATGTTTGTGAAGACTTTGTACTCAACAAGAACTGGACATGATCAAAGATAAACAGTGAATGAACTGACCACGCAAAATAAAAGagcagacacagaaacatgcagaaacaaGACGACAAACATCTAAAAATTGAGCAGGTTTGAACAGCTCAGAGCTACGAGGCAGCTGGTGTGCCTACAACAAAAAGAATGGACCAtcttttcagatgttttagGCTTTTCACTTTCGGTTACGCAAGGGGTCACCTCAGGTCAGCTTTAGAAATAACAAATGGCGTGGGCCCTGAGGGCAACAGCTGGGGGAACAGAGCTTTTGTTTGCAACTGAGCAGGGTTCCACCAtctatatgaataaataaaaaggaagctATCAGACAGAATATAAccctgtgtgtttgctcagctGCCATGAAAAACTGTAGGAGTTGGGACAGTGAAACAACTGAACATCTTCATATAGGGAACATATGCATTAACATACAtgaaacaaaagacataaagcTTGGAATATGTGAAATCAGATTTAAATGTCTTACCCACGCAGTTGATGTTGTCATTGATGAAGTAGCCATCTTCACACATGCAGTGGAAACTACCAGGGATGTTCTGACACTTTTGGTTACATCCAGCTGGAAATTCAGGATCTCTGCACTCATCGATGTCTGTCCAGGGAACACATCAGCAGCCAATGAGGAAATAACATTCTCACATGATGTTGGACATAAAGCAGAGACGTTCAAGAACTCACCGTCCTCACAGCGCAGCCCTTTCCAACCAGGCTTACAAACACATGTGAAGGAGGCCTGGCCATCCACGCAGCTTTCTGAGCCCTCCTTGTAGCACGGATATGGTGTGCACTGGTTACTGATCTCTGGTtcggaacacacacacaggatgctgtTGAAGCTTTTAACAGCTGAAACTAACCGTCATGAAAAGCGCCGGTAAAACCTCTCACCTGTCACACAGGTACGAAGGTCTGATGGGATGGCAGAGTCTGAATCCTGGCTGTTGATGCCAACACGGTGTGAACCCAGACACGCTGCAACAGAGAATGTTCTTTGAGAATATGAAGGCTTGTAGAGACAGGAATTGCAATAGAATTCTGCAAACTTACCAACATATTTAGGGTAGAAGTATTCCTGGAAGAAGCACAGCGGACTGGTAACAGTTGCAACAACAGTACAACCTTCAACTAAAACACTGCTTgtttactttttaaacattttactgcagaaatttaaatgtgttaaatatcATAAACGTGTCTTATGTAAACAGCTACTTGATACGTACGTAACTAAAAAAGATCTTTTCGATGTATCCTTCAGTGATGATAGCCTTTTAATCATGGCCTGTAACCAATCAAATAGTGCTGCTGTCATGACATTGATCGAGACCACAGATAAAGAGAAGCGACTGCATCAAAGCCAAAGATGCCAAATACCTATATTCGAAAAAATGCAGAGTATCTGGTCTAAAAATCTACCAAAGCTATTAATCAGTTGACCCCTAATTTAAAACACGCTTCTTTAAAGATTATGCTCAGATATT
This genomic interval carries:
- the pros1 gene encoding vitamin K-dependent protein S, which codes for MWRTKRALGEHLACLVLLVTLVDAYRFLSQNTASQFLSRQRRANSLFEESKKGNLERECIEELCNKEEAREIFENHPETEYFYPKYVACLGSHRVGINSQDSDSAIPSDLRTCVTEISNQCTPYPCYKEGSESCVDGQASFTCVCKPGWKGLRCEDDIDECRDPEFPAGCNQKCQNIPGSFHCMCEDGYFINDNINCVDINECLLYPSICEEPAKCVNTPGMYECQCPPGFKYNFTSRTCNDVDECELNVCDGTCINTVGSYECHCDGRQGLRLAQDHRYCERIPVCVDLHDFKHPEMLYLGEQFAGLPVIYLRFRLPENTKFAAEFDFRTFDPEGVVLYAESSQDSWFMLGLRGGRIEVQFKNQHTFKVTSGGKAINDGQWHVISVDELESSISVKISKEAVMSINSPESLFTSVNGKLETKVYIAGLPNRTDNVIKPINPRLDGCIRGWNLMNQGASGVKEVIQEKKSKHCFVYVERGSFFTGEGLAHFNIDYSDSGSWNVDIKMNIRPSSSTGVIFALVHNNTVPLSVAVVTKEEEEANLQVFLDGVSVATLDSLMLCYPDQLTVQLNVTPTEIQITANSSIVSYMKSDALQEALERLNSTMQNPISTYIGGIPEDVPLPATPVTAFYHGCMDITVNGQQLDFDEALSKHNSIKSHSCPPVSAPESHPDAPHLHRK